In one Myxocyprinus asiaticus isolate MX2 ecotype Aquarium Trade chromosome 1, UBuf_Myxa_2, whole genome shotgun sequence genomic region, the following are encoded:
- the LOC127442833 gene encoding dnaJ homolog subfamily B member 6-like, translating into MENYYQILGVPKNASQDDIKKAYRKQALKWHPDKNPGNKEDAEKTFKEISEAYEVLSDEGKRRRYDMYGKEGVSGRGGHYDNDDFMGGFTFRNPEDVFREFFGGRDPFAEFFADDPFEDFFGDGWRHRGVNRSRTAGSFFSGFSPFGPTFAGLDSGFTSFDPMSGGGFTSFSSPQFGVGGGMGNFRSVSTSTKFVNGRRITTKRIVENGEERVEVEEDGQLKSLTVNGNGQFLQMDNK; encoded by the exons ATGGAGAATTATTACCAGATCTTGGGTGTGCCGAAAAATGCATCCCAGGATGATATAAAGAAAGC GTACAGAAAACAAGCATTAAAGTGGCATCCAGACAAAAACCCAGGCAACAAAGAAGATGCAGAGAAAACGTTCAAAGAGATCTCAGAGGCATATGAAGTTCTGTCAGATG AAGGGAAACGTAGGCGCTATGATATGTATGGAAAAGAAGGCGTATCGGGTAGAG GAGGCCATTATGATAATGACGATTTCATGGGTGGATTTACATTCCGTAATCCAGAGGATGTCTTCAGGGAATTCTTTGGAGGCAGAGATCCATTTGCAGAGTTCTTTG CTGATGATCCCTTTGAAGATTTCTTTGGTGATGGGTGGCGTCATAGGGGTGTGAACAGGAGCAGGACGGCTGGTTCATTCTTTTCTGGTTTCTCTCCATTTGGTCCCACCTTTGCTGGGTTGGACTCAG GTTTCACCTCGTTTGACCCGATGAGTGGGGGTGGTTTCACCTCATTCTCATCCCCTCAATTTGGGGTTGGAGGAGGAATGGGAAACTTCCGCTCTGTCTCCACATCCACCAAATTTGTCAACGGAAGGAGGATTACAACAAAACG CATTGTCGAGAATGGTGAAGAGAGGGTGGAGGTAGAGGAAGATGGCCAGCTCAAATCTCTCACAGTCAATGGTAATGGGCAGTTTCTCCAAATGGACAACAAGTGA